One window from the genome of Calliopsis andreniformis isolate RMS-2024a chromosome 12, iyCalAndr_principal, whole genome shotgun sequence encodes:
- the Fech gene encoding ferrochelatase, mitochondrial isoform X2, whose translation MSVATNPKQMASVKPKTGILMLNMGGPTNTEQVHEYLLRIMTDRDMIQLPVQSQLGPWIAKRRTPEVQKKYAEIGGGSPILKWTNRQGELLCKQLDTVSPETAPHKYYVAFRYANPLTEDTLQELEQDGVERTIIFSQYPQYSCATSGSSFTAVYKYYKKRQPPNNMKWSIIDRWSTHPLYIKTIAERIKEELVKFPESIRDDVIVLFSAHSLPLKAVNRGDPYPSEVGATVALVMQELNYCNPYNLVWQSKVGPLPWLAPFTDEALKAYVKQGKKNFILVPVAFVNEHIETLHEMDIEYCKELGEELGIETIRRAAAPNDHPLFIDALTDIVVSHLKSDRLISPKFLTRCPHCVNENCARSKNWYAQLCKN comes from the exons ATGTCTGTAGCCACAAATCCAAAACAAATGGCTAGTGTTAAGCCAAAGACAGGTATTTTAATGCTGAATATGGGTGGACCCACTAACACTGAACAGGTGCACGAATACTTATTACGAATAATGACTGATCGTGATATGATCCAACTACCAGTTCAGAG TCAATTGGGTCCTTGGATAGCAAAACGTCGTACACCTGAGGTTCAAAAGAAATATGCTGAAATTGGTGGTGGGTCTCCTATATTAAAATGGACTAATAGGCAGGGTGAACTCCTGTGCAAACAATTAGACACTGTTTCACCAGAAACAGCACCTCATAAATATTATGTTGCTTTTCGATACGCAAATCCTCTTACTGAAGATACTCTTCAAGAGTTAGAGCA AGATGGTGTTGAACGTACAATAATATTTTCTCAATATCCACAATATAGTTGTGCTACAAGTGGATCAAGTTTTACTGCAGTCTATAAATATTATAAGAAAAG GCAACCACCAAATAATATGAAATGGAGTATTATAGATAGATGGTCGACGCACCCACTCTATATAAAAACAATTGCTGAAAGGATTAAGGAAGAATTAGTTAAATTCCCTGAAAGCATAAGGGACGATGTTATAGTTTTATTTTCAGCTCATTCGTTACCATTAAAG GCTGTAAATAGGGGAGATCCTTATCCATCCGAAGTTGGAGCAACAGTTGCTCTAGTAATGCAAGAATTAAATTATTGTAACCCGTACAATTTAGTATGGCAATCAAAG GTTGGACCGTTACCTTGGTTGGCGCCTTTTACCGACGAAGCCTTAAAAGCTTACGTAAAGCAAGGGAAAAAGAATTTTATACTCGTACCAGTCGCATTTGTTAACGAACATATTGAAACTCTTCACGAGATGGACATCGAGTATTGCAAAGAACTAGGGGAAGAA CTTGGTATTGAAACAATAAGAAGAGCTGCTGCACCAAACGATCATCCACTTTTCATAGATGCTCTAACAGATATTGTTGTTTCCCACCTcaaatcagacagattaataagtCCCAAGTTTTTAACGCGTTGCCCCCATTGTGTGAACGAAAATTGTGCAAGAAGCAAGAATTGGTACGCGCAATTATGTAAAAATTAA
- the Fech gene encoding ferrochelatase, mitochondrial isoform X3 has product MASNLSKLVQFAYFLFRDGVERTIIFSQYPQYSCATSGSSFTAVYKYYKKRQPPNNMKWSIIDRWSTHPLYIKTIAERIKEELVKFPESIRDDVIVLFSAHSLPLKAVNRGDPYPSEVGATVALVMQELNYCNPYNLVWQSKVGPLPWLAPFTDEALKAYVKQGKKNFILVPVAFVNEHIETLHEMDIEYCKELGEELGIETIRRAAAPNDHPLFIDALTDIVVSHLKSDRLISPKFLTRCPHCVNENCARSKNWYAQLCKN; this is encoded by the exons ATGGCAAGTAATTTATCAAAATTAGTGCAGTTCG ctTACTTCCTTTTCAGAGATGGTGTTGAACGTACAATAATATTTTCTCAATATCCACAATATAGTTGTGCTACAAGTGGATCAAGTTTTACTGCAGTCTATAAATATTATAAGAAAAG GCAACCACCAAATAATATGAAATGGAGTATTATAGATAGATGGTCGACGCACCCACTCTATATAAAAACAATTGCTGAAAGGATTAAGGAAGAATTAGTTAAATTCCCTGAAAGCATAAGGGACGATGTTATAGTTTTATTTTCAGCTCATTCGTTACCATTAAAG GCTGTAAATAGGGGAGATCCTTATCCATCCGAAGTTGGAGCAACAGTTGCTCTAGTAATGCAAGAATTAAATTATTGTAACCCGTACAATTTAGTATGGCAATCAAAG GTTGGACCGTTACCTTGGTTGGCGCCTTTTACCGACGAAGCCTTAAAAGCTTACGTAAAGCAAGGGAAAAAGAATTTTATACTCGTACCAGTCGCATTTGTTAACGAACATATTGAAACTCTTCACGAGATGGACATCGAGTATTGCAAAGAACTAGGGGAAGAA CTTGGTATTGAAACAATAAGAAGAGCTGCTGCACCAAACGATCATCCACTTTTCATAGATGCTCTAACAGATATTGTTGTTTCCCACCTcaaatcagacagattaataagtCCCAAGTTTTTAACGCGTTGCCCCCATTGTGTGAACGAAAATTGTGCAAGAAGCAAGAATTGGTACGCGCAATTATGTAAAAATTAA
- the Fech gene encoding ferrochelatase, mitochondrial isoform X1 produces MASNLSKLVQFGKQYGKLSTLSWRQMSVATNPKQMASVKPKTGILMLNMGGPTNTEQVHEYLLRIMTDRDMIQLPVQSQLGPWIAKRRTPEVQKKYAEIGGGSPILKWTNRQGELLCKQLDTVSPETAPHKYYVAFRYANPLTEDTLQELEQDGVERTIIFSQYPQYSCATSGSSFTAVYKYYKKRQPPNNMKWSIIDRWSTHPLYIKTIAERIKEELVKFPESIRDDVIVLFSAHSLPLKAVNRGDPYPSEVGATVALVMQELNYCNPYNLVWQSKVGPLPWLAPFTDEALKAYVKQGKKNFILVPVAFVNEHIETLHEMDIEYCKELGEELGIETIRRAAAPNDHPLFIDALTDIVVSHLKSDRLISPKFLTRCPHCVNENCARSKNWYAQLCKN; encoded by the exons ATGGCAAGTAATTTATCAAAATTAGTGCAGTTCG GAAAGCAATATGGAAAACTTTCCACTTTGTCTTGGCGTCAGATGTCTGTAGCCACAAATCCAAAACAAATGGCTAGTGTTAAGCCAAAGACAGGTATTTTAATGCTGAATATGGGTGGACCCACTAACACTGAACAGGTGCACGAATACTTATTACGAATAATGACTGATCGTGATATGATCCAACTACCAGTTCAGAG TCAATTGGGTCCTTGGATAGCAAAACGTCGTACACCTGAGGTTCAAAAGAAATATGCTGAAATTGGTGGTGGGTCTCCTATATTAAAATGGACTAATAGGCAGGGTGAACTCCTGTGCAAACAATTAGACACTGTTTCACCAGAAACAGCACCTCATAAATATTATGTTGCTTTTCGATACGCAAATCCTCTTACTGAAGATACTCTTCAAGAGTTAGAGCA AGATGGTGTTGAACGTACAATAATATTTTCTCAATATCCACAATATAGTTGTGCTACAAGTGGATCAAGTTTTACTGCAGTCTATAAATATTATAAGAAAAG GCAACCACCAAATAATATGAAATGGAGTATTATAGATAGATGGTCGACGCACCCACTCTATATAAAAACAATTGCTGAAAGGATTAAGGAAGAATTAGTTAAATTCCCTGAAAGCATAAGGGACGATGTTATAGTTTTATTTTCAGCTCATTCGTTACCATTAAAG GCTGTAAATAGGGGAGATCCTTATCCATCCGAAGTTGGAGCAACAGTTGCTCTAGTAATGCAAGAATTAAATTATTGTAACCCGTACAATTTAGTATGGCAATCAAAG GTTGGACCGTTACCTTGGTTGGCGCCTTTTACCGACGAAGCCTTAAAAGCTTACGTAAAGCAAGGGAAAAAGAATTTTATACTCGTACCAGTCGCATTTGTTAACGAACATATTGAAACTCTTCACGAGATGGACATCGAGTATTGCAAAGAACTAGGGGAAGAA CTTGGTATTGAAACAATAAGAAGAGCTGCTGCACCAAACGATCATCCACTTTTCATAGATGCTCTAACAGATATTGTTGTTTCCCACCTcaaatcagacagattaataagtCCCAAGTTTTTAACGCGTTGCCCCCATTGTGTGAACGAAAATTGTGCAAGAAGCAAGAATTGGTACGCGCAATTATGTAAAAATTAA
- the LOC143185565 gene encoding EEF1A lysine methyltransferase 2 gives MTDQNIEELGPSDLGTLDYWERVYSEELDNFKDHGDVGEIWFGRSNSLKVVRWITTQLNLDKETDKIIDIGCGNGITLVELANKGFTKLVGVDYSYKAIDLAREVLREKNLLNVDLKVYDVLDAESGELPTDFKLAHDKGTYDAISLHPEDPTTKRNKYIESVHKILVPDGYLVLTSCNWTKEELEKHFQNYFNILHVLPCDTFQFGGQTGNTVTQLVLQKK, from the exons ATGACAGACCAAAATATCGAAGAGTTGGGACCATCAGATTTAGGTACCCTCGATTA TTGGGAAAGAGTATATTCGGAAGAGCTTGACAATTTTAAGGACCACGGGGACGTAGGTGAAATATGGTTCGGCAGGAGCAATTCACTGAAGGTTGTGCG TTGGATTACTACGCAATTGAACCTCGATAAAGAAACAGATAAAATAATCGATATAGGATGTGGGAACGGAATAACATTGGTAGAACTTGCGAATAAGGGTTTCACGAAACTTGTAGGTGTAGATTATTCGTATAAAGCGATTGATTTAGCTCGCGAAGTTCTGAGAGAAAAGAATTTATTGAACGTTGACTTGAAAGTCTACGATGTACTGGATGCAGAAAGTGGCGAATTACCGACGGATTTTAAATTAGCACATGATAAGGGAACTTACGACGCGATTAGCTTGCACCCGGAAGATCCTACGACGAAAAGGAACAAGTACATAGAAAGTGTACATAAAATTCTTGTTCCTGATGGCTATTTAGTGTTAACTTCGTGTAACTGGACTAAAGAGGAATTGGAAAAGCATTTTCAAAATT ATTTTAACATCTTACATGTCTTGCCCTGCGACACATTCCAATTTGGCGGACAAACTGGAAATACTGTAACGCAATTGGTTCTTCAAAAGAAGTAA
- the Sosie gene encoding oogenesis-related protein sosie translates to MKKGRNFEILQSFLLLVFFVSPSFTWALTTFGKTNPQPQNQNSPPPPTPVGKARECKLESECAAIQNTTCIADPRDGRTRCLCGDYSAPLNGACTNKYKALRAPCNDDSECVEGAHCIQRNSTVTGKRCYCQDGYYEEHPTLCNGSAPIFTFHTTIVLGLLCFMKGYVSL, encoded by the exons ATGAAAAAGGGAAGAAATTTCGAGATACTCCAGTCGTTCCTTTTACTGGTGTTCTTCGTGTCACCATCGTTCACTTGGGCCCTTACCACTTTTGGGAAAACCAATCCTCAGCCGCAAAATCAAAACTCTCCGCCTCCTCCTACGCCAG TTGGGAAAGCTCGTGAATGTAAATTAGAGAGTGAATGCGCAGCTATACAAAATACAACGTGTATAGCAGATCCTCGAGATGGAAGAACGCGTTGTCTGTGCGGTGACTATTCTGCACCCCTTAATGGTGCATGCACCAACAAATATAAAG CTTTACGTGCTCCGTGCAATGATGACTCTGAATGCGTTGAGGGTGCGCATTGCATACAACGAAACTCCACTGTGACTGGAAAACGCTGTTACTGTCAAGATGGATACTACGAAGAGCACCCTACGCTTTGTAACG GAAGTGCACCCATCTTTACGTTTCATACGACAATTGTATTAGGTCTTTTATGCTTTATGAAAGGATACGTCAGTTTATAA
- the LOC143185960 gene encoding uncharacterized protein LOC143185960 — protein sequence MKEQWSMSKEKIICVEEGLPPAKDIEEVKLVWAQGKCERGLQVIKFILYLDLILFIGWVCYSVMMQLKVMENLYNGQTTPRTSTPIEFYRYDVANNFDEIVNATETYDHGTTNNQHNKVPVDASTHSIISSTDEPSPLPASDNRISVTEDQNKEPSVAIQLQESPSQNLQLLLPTETVDTSSPSFNESEHKNEEEINESEVVGNSTDDVTSEEPQKSQEEETSTFNDNYLLTLLFIANAVTDKAQEDSAQPMNVASEIEGGSSNVSSLSEESDSGWSEIMPTVTEDSNKNKEKSIGKINLKRDWLYIPEFYKEWESSFDGYDEEYQDFAWDFETPRRFGAFTYRNRYL from the exons ATGAAGGAACAGTGGAGTATGAGTAAAG AAAAAATCATTTGTGTCGAAGAAGGATTACCTCCCGCAAAGGACATCGAAGAGGTAAAACTTGTGTGGGCGCAAGGAAAATGTGAACGAGGACTACAAGTAATAAAGTTCATTTTATATTTGGACCTGATACTCTTCATAGGATGGGTTTGTTATTCGGTCATGATGCAACTCAAGGTTATGgagaatttatacaatggacagacGACACCCAGAACAAGCACACCCATAGAATTCTATCGGTACGATGTTGCGAATAACTTTGATGAAATAGTAAACGCCACTGAGACATACGATCATGGGACAacgaataatcaacataataaagTACCTGTAGATGCCAGTACACACTCAATTATTTCAAGCACTGATGAACCTTCGCCTCTCCCCGCATCTGATAATCGAATTTCAGTAACAGAGGACCAAAACAAGGAACCTTCCGTTGCGATCCAGTTACAAGAAAGTCCTTCTCAGAACTTACAATTACTGCTACCGACTGAAACAGTCGATACTTCGTCACCGAGCTTCAACGAGAGTGAGCACAAAAACGAGGAAGAAATCAACGAATCAGAAGTTGTAGGAAATTCAACAGACGATGTCACCAGCGAGGAACCACAGAAATCCCAGGAAGAAGAAACTAGTAcatttaatgataattatttacTGACATTGCTGTTCATAGCAAATGCTGTAACAGACAAAGCTCAGGAAGATTCTGCACAACCGATGAATGTTGCGTCCGAGATCGAAGGTGGAAGTTCAAATGTTTCGTCGTTATCGGAAGAAAGTGATAGCGGATGGTCGGAAATAATGCCAACTGTCACTGAAgattcaaataaaaataaggAGAAAAGTATCGGTAAAATAAACCTGAAACGTGATTGGCTATATATTCCAGAATTTTACAAAGAATGGGAGAGTTCATTCGATGGGTACGACGAAGAATATCAAGATTTCGCATGGGACTTTGAAACGCCACGCAGATTCGGTGCG TTTACCTACAGGAATAGATACCTCTAA
- the LOC143186249 gene encoding uncharacterized protein LOC143186249: MALLIKPANEHFSKTSCVSVRNRCGEHGAEPKYNILFLMVSTVFFKQFVVDAEAQEKNVAEKSNLDEVVDWKCDSDLDCTANNSVCTNNTCQCPPGYIYNGEMTSCIEVAKYGEKCVESRQCSAYLLSGGSCVNNVCVCREGYYYFHGKCNEYTGLLQKCNKDDECYVHADFKAAHCDNGTCRCSPGFYQREYRTCRPEGRNIGDACTINNDCKLNTTAYCDNFACALSNGNNDEPETSFDGNISQDSYAIKIGFNTSLICTSDADCEVFQNATCSPTKTCTCIRAHFFNEDINRCVPEIGENCRSTDNAAIEGSECRNGTWTCQAGKIASLNNRVCAKATTDYKYSCLMDTQCSIFGPDAICQNLACICKETSRFIESELFCWTKRKITETCQRDMDCYVDGINTTLSCKNNVCSCPDGSHANANRTDCVEDAADLGGKCEKESDCATKNAACVNEVCVCKLGYYESNKQCLAGVNATCKKNEECTPKNSECKLGHCRCKKEYVAASTGLCMPVVPFGKPCENDVQCHVVVTDAICSGVNNSTTNKICTCSKGYHKRFNKCNKRKVLGMSCDTLGECYLDFNKIRVICMNGKCACDWGYERVDDTTCEPSSKTQLYVNDASVVNMSGLLSVALVLTKILYSLRTCYNAVIF, from the exons ATGGCTCTTTTGATAAAACCCGCGAATGAACATTTCTCCAAAACTTCTTGTGTATCAGTTAGAAACAGATGTGGTGAACATGGTGCGGAACccaaatataatattttgtttCTTATGGTGTCTACTGTGTTCTTTAAAC AATTTGTAGTTGATGCCGAAGCTCAGGAAAAAAATGTCGCTGAAAAAAGCAATCTAGACGAAGTCGTGGATTGGAAATGCGATTCGGATTTGGACTGCACTGCCAATAATAGTGTTTGCACGAACAACACATGTCAGTGCCCCCCTGGTTATATTTACAATGGAGAGATGACCTCGTGCATTGAAG TTGCAAAGTATGGTGAAAAATGTGTGGAATCAAGACAGTGCTCTGCATATTTATTGAGTGGTGGTAGTTGCGTAAACAATGTTTGTGTGTGCCGTGAAGGATATTACTACTTTCATGGAAAATGTAATGAATACACAG GTTTGCTTCAAAAATGTAACAAAGATGATGAATGCTACGTACACGCTGATTTTAAGGCTGCACATTGTGATAACGGAACATGCAGATGCAGCCCTGGATTTTATCAACGAGAATATAGAACTTGTCGTCCAGAAGGAAGAA ATATCGGTGACGCTTGTACGATAAACAACGATTGTAAGTTGAATACGACCGCATACTGCGATAATTTTGCATGTGCTCTCTCAAATGGAAATAATGATGAACCAGAAACCTCATTCGATGGTAACATTTCTCAAGACAGCTATGCAATTAAAATAG GATTTAATACAAGTTTAATATGCACCAGTGACGCAGATTGTGAAGTTTTCCAAAATGCAACTTGTAGTCCCACAAAAACATGTACTTGTATACGAGCACACTTTTTCAACGAAGACATCAATAGATGTGTTCCAG AAATCGGTGAAAATTGCCGCAGTACAGATAATGCTGCTATCGAAGGTTCAGAATGTCGAAATGGTACATGGACCTGTCAAGCAGGAAAAATCGCTTCTTTGAACAATCGAGtatgcgcaaagg CGACCACAGACTACAAGTACTCCTGTTTAATGGACACACAGTGTAGCATCTTTGGGCCGGATGCTATTTGTCAAAATCTGGCATGCATTTGCAAAGAGACTTCTCGTTTCATCGAATCTGAATTGTTCTGTTGGACGAAGAGGAAAATTACTGAGACATGTCAACGCGATATGGATTGTTACGTTGATGGCATAAATACGACGTTATCCTGTAAGAACAATGTATGTTCTTGTCCAGATGGCAGTCATGCAAACGCGAATCGTACTGATTGCGTGGAAGATGCAGCAG ATCTCGGAGGAAAATGCGAAAAAGAAAGTGACTGTGCTACAAAAAATGCAGCTTGCGTGAACGAGGTCTGCGTTTGTAAATTGGGCTATTATGAGTCGAATAAGCAATGTCTTGCAG GTGTCAATGCTACTTGCAAGAAAAACGAAGAGTGTACGCCTAAAAATTCGGAGTGCAAATTGGGTCATTGTCGCTGTAAAAAGGAATATGTTGCTGCATCAACTGGCTTATGCATGCCAG TTGTACCATTTGGAAAACCATGTGAAAATGACGTTCAGTGCCATGTTGTAGTGACAGATGCGATCTGCTCAGGTGTTAATAACTCGACCACGAATAAGATTTGCACTTGCTCTAAGGGCTATCATAAAAGatttaataaatgcaacaagcgtaaag TTCTTGGCATGAGCTGCGATACTCTTGGAGAATGTTATCTGGATTTCAACAAAATTCGCGTGATCTGCATGAACGGCAAGTGCGCATGCGATTGGGGGTACGAACGAGTGGACGACACTACCTGCGAGCCAAGTTCGAAGACTCAGCTCTATGTAAATG